In Nisaea acidiphila, the DNA window CGTCGAATACGTCCACCAGTCCGACGATCCGGCCTTCGATCGAGATCGCGTCCCCTTTGATATCGTTCGGATAGCCGCCGCCTTCCCATTTCTCATGGTGCTCAAGGGCAATTTTTGCGGCGAGCTGCAGGATCGGCATATCGGACGTCCGGAGCATCTCGTAGCCGATGACGGTATGCCGCTTCATGGCTTCCCACTCGTCCAACTCCAGCTTTCCGGGCTTGCACAGGATGGCATCGGGGATACCGATCTTGCCGATATCGTGCAGCGGAGCGGCACGGAACAGGAGTTCAGAATCGGACGCGGAAAGTCCGATCTTGTCCGCGATCACACGCGAATATTGCGCGACACGCGAAACGTGCCTGCCAGTCTCTCCGGAACGCGTTTCGACCGCCTCGCCGAGGCGCAGAACGATTTCGCGTTGGGCGCGTTCCGTCTGGTCATGCAGGCGCAGATTCTCGAATGCCGTCAGAACCTGGCTGATAAAGACCTCGACAATCTGCGCGTCCGGCCCTTCCAGCGATTGAAGTTCCGGTAGGAAAAGAAGACTGGTCTGTCCTCCACGACCGACGATCCCGGCCAGCAATGCATCCTCGCTCCGGCAAGTATGAATCCCGGCTCCGCGGGTCGCCAGTTCCCGGACGAGCTTCTCATCTTCCGCGCCGAGAGCCATATCGGACAAACTCCGGGCATCCGCCACAGCACCATGACCGGCGATCACCTCGTAATCCTCGACCGACTTGCTGTTGTGTTCCGCCACGGCGAGGACCGCGGAGGCCCCGATTTTCTCTCCTGCCCCGCGATGCATGTTGGCGATGGACTCAAGATTCTCGAGGATGCCGTCTGCGAACCCGGCCAGCGAGGGCTGTTCGAAGAGCGCGGTCGAGGCTTGCAATACCTTCATCAGTCCGCGCCGGCTTTGCTCCATCGCCAGAAACTGCTGGTAGGACCGCAAACCGGCATAGGCGAGGGAAAAAAGCTTCTGCGCGCTGAGTTCGGTCTTTTCCTTATAGTCGCTGATATCGTAATCGGTGATGACACTCTGTTCCGGAGCATGCCCTGGCTGCCCGGTGCGAACGACCAAGCGGATCAGCTTGTTGTCCATGTCTTCGCGGATGTAACGGATGAGGTCGAGACCTGCGTTCGGCGTTTCCATCACGACGTCTATGAGTGCCAGGCCCACATCCGGGTTATCCGCCAGGACCTGTTTCGCCTCGGCAGCAGAATATGCGGACAAAAGCGACAAGGGACGCCCTTCGACCTCGACATCGCGCAAGACGAGTGACGTCGTCGCGGCAACATCGTGATCGTCATCGACGATAAGAACCTTCCAGGGCTCGGCCGACGCGGCAGAGTCCTCGGGTTCGTCGACTAAGAAGTCGAGAATGTTCAGATCTTCGTTCGACATGCCGATTCCAGGCAGACTGTCGCCGCCGGCTACTTTCCCCTAATAATCTCATGCCCGGATTTTTAGGCCGAAGCAATCTTTCCCTAAATCCGTACCTGCAAAAACTGAATTAACGATTAACAGCGCATGCAGGCCGAACCG includes these proteins:
- a CDS encoding HD domain-containing phosphohydrolase yields the protein MSNEDLNILDFLVDEPEDSAASAEPWKVLIVDDDHDVAATTSLVLRDVEVEGRPLSLLSAYSAAEAKQVLADNPDVGLALIDVVMETPNAGLDLIRYIREDMDNKLIRLVVRTGQPGHAPEQSVITDYDISDYKEKTELSAQKLFSLAYAGLRSYQQFLAMEQSRRGLMKVLQASTALFEQPSLAGFADGILENLESIANMHRGAGEKIGASAVLAVAEHNSKSVEDYEVIAGHGAVADARSLSDMALGAEDEKLVRELATRGAGIHTCRSEDALLAGIVGRGGQTSLLFLPELQSLEGPDAQIVEVFISQVLTAFENLRLHDQTERAQREIVLRLGEAVETRSGETGRHVSRVAQYSRVIADKIGLSASDSELLFRAAPLHDIGKIGIPDAILCKPGKLELDEWEAMKRHTVIGYEMLRTSDMPILQLAAKIALEHHEKWEGGGYPNDIKGDAISIEGRIVGLVDVFDALTSERVYKKAWKVEDAVELIREQRGKHFDPNLVDVFVDNLPTMIDIRTTYGDENLVTA